In Nematostella vectensis chromosome 2, jaNemVect1.1, whole genome shotgun sequence, one genomic interval encodes:
- the LOC5500406 gene encoding zinc finger protein 330 homolog, with protein sequence MPKKKTGARKKAEKQRARQKDIQAASGRNKALIEHPCNLQMECDKCKMRQKSRAFCYFCNALQKLPVCGHCGKSKCMMKTGDCVIKHVGTFTTGLAMVGAVCDFCETFICHGKKCLTTHACECPLREADCLECERGVWDQGGRMFRCAYCDKFLCEDDQFEHQAKCQVLQSESYKCGSCNRLGQYSCLRCKVCFCEDHVRRKGVKYTRGQAIPCPKCGHDTKETKELSMSTRTHAYGRQMQDDDDDDDYGGSGGFSYGGYGSSASTQNYGDDDDDDDDDEDYDEDDDNDESEEEDDDMEKEGDVEDETSDKDSVMAKMAQLQMPDKDG encoded by the exons ATGCCAAAGAAAAAGACGGGCGCGCGaaaaaaggccgagaagcaaCGAGCAAGGCAAAAGGACATCCAAGCCGCATCGGGAAGGAATAAAGCATTGATTGAACACCCGTGCAATCTACAAATG GAATGCGACAAATGCAAAAT GAGACAAAAGAGCAGagcattttgttatttctgtAATGCTCTACAGAAGCTTCCTGTTTGTGGACATTGCG GTAAATCCAAGTGTATGATGAAGACTGGTGACTGTGTTATCAAACATGTTGGAACGTTTACGACTGGTCTTGCCATGGTG GGAGCGGTTTGTGATTTTTGTGAAACTTTCATTTGTCATGGAAAGAAGTGCCTGACAACACATGCGTGTGAGTGCCCGCTGAGAGAGGCGGATTGCTTGGAGTGTGAAAGAGGGGTGTGGGACCAGG GTGGGAGGATGTTCCGGTGTGCTTACTGTGACAAATTCTTATGTGAGGATGATCAATTTGAACACCAGGCCAAGTGCCAAGTACTGCAGTCAGAGTCATATAAGT GTGGCTCCTGCAATCGACTGGGCCAGTATTCCTGTTTGCGGTGTAAG GTGTGTTTTTGTGAGGACCATGTGCGGCGCAAGGGGGTGAAATACACACGTGGCCAGGCCATCCCTTGTCCAAAATGTGGACATGATACTAaggagacaaaagaactctcCATGTCAA CAAGGACACATGCATATGGCCGCCAAATgcaagatgatgatgatgatgatgactatggtGGCAGTGGTGGTTTTTCTTATGGGGGTTATGGTTCTTCTGCATCTACACAAAactatggtgatgatgatgatgatgacgacgacgatgaggattacgatgaagatgatgacaatgatgaaaGTGAAGAAGAAGACGATGACATGGAGAAAGAAGGAGATGTTGAAGATGAGACAAGTGACAAAGACAGTGTCATGGCAAAGATGGCACAGCTACAAATGCCAGACAAAGATGGCTAA
- the LOC5508510 gene encoding 5-hydroxytryptamine receptor 1D, with amino-acid sequence MLLENASYHDTRNATDFSSLDSLSLFEAASAIIVITFSVTLNITVSAVIMRNKHLRKRTTNIFIVNLSVSNSFIALFIIPLSYRGVVHRNCTYGNVFCTVNGMLCITLLVASVATLCCISVDRYFAVVRPMKYKNNFTVKRALLMLLVTWLLAMFCGSLPLTGWTEYSYHPITMSCSPNWQTQCGYYVFMLVVGFGIPMAVLVLTYGLIFSAIRKHDRRVSTWSATLPKATLGIPLSTGSRKRKISVANSMFESSTCTVAEINFPALRDRTASLFPEPSPCASRRNTGHFLEIPKVKKQSATLQLRALTQISAKLRSRAVIPREYKIAKTGLMLFLVFFLSWGPYFMVNNCGSGGYVTPRWLYRLAMWMVFLSCPVNPLVYAYSSKHIRDAFKRGLKCKKNTATIGVVTRRMSNDASSIVCA; translated from the exons ATGCTTCTGGAAAACGCTTCTTACCATGATACGCGAAATGCTACCGACTTTTCATCGCTGGATTCTTTGAGCCTCTTCGAGGCAGCCAGTGCAATAATCGTCATAACATTCTCAGTAACACTGAACATAACTGTTAGTGCTGTCATTATGCGGAACAAACATTTGCGAAAACGAACGACAAACATATTTATCGTGAATTTGTCGGTGTCGAACAGCTTCATCGCTTTATTCATCATCCCACTTAGCTACCGTGGAGTGGTCCATAGGAACTGCACTTACGGGAATGTCTTTTGCACG GTAAATGGCATGCTTTGCATAACTCTCCTCGTGGCATCAGTCGCGACTTTGTGCTGCATAAGCGTCGATCGCTACTTCGCTGTCGTCCGTCCGATGAAATACAAGAACAACTTTACGGTCAAGCGGGCCCTGCTAATGCTTCTAGTCACGTGGCTACTGGCGATGTTCTGTGGCTCCCTACCCCTGACGGGCTGGACCGAGTACTCCTATCACCCGATAACTATGAGCTGCTCACCGAATTGGCAAACGCAATGCGGCTATTACGTCTTTATGCTTGTTGTGGGGTTTGGAATTCCCATGGCGGTGCTTGTGTTGACTTATGGCTTGATTTTCAGCGCTATACGAAAACACGATCGCAGGGTCTCCACATGGAGTGCGACTTTGCCGAAAGCGACCTTGGGTATACCCCTTTCTACTGGATCCAGAAAGCGCAAGATTTCTGTAGCAAATAGCATGTTCGAGAGTAGCACTTGCACGGTAGCTGAGATTAATTTTCCCGCCCTTCGCGATCGCACCGCCAGTCTCTTCCCCGAGCCgagtccatgcgcatctcgcCGAAACACAGGCCATTTCCTAGAAATTCCAAAAGTGAAAAAGCAAAGCGCAACACTTCAGCTCCGAGCCTTGACCCAAATATCTGCAAAGCTGCGCTCACGTGCGGTGATCCCACGAGAGTACAAGATCGCCAAAACTGGACTTATGCTGTTTTTGGTGTTCTTTTTATCGTGGGGCCCGTATTTTATGGTGAATAACTGCGGCAGTGGTGGGTATGTTACTCCGCGGTGGTTATATCGACTCGCTATGTGGATGGTGTTTTTATCTTGCCCTGTAAACCCCTTGGTTTACGCATACTCCAGTAAGCATATTAGAGACGCATTTAAGCGTGGTCTCAAGTGCAAAAAGAACACAGCGACTATTGGGGTCGTAACCAGACGAATGAGCAATGATGCAAGTTCAATCGTGTGTGCTTAA
- the LOC5508501 gene encoding fibroblast growth factor 9 isoform X2 has translation MAGQSPIVTSLLVLVSLFKSPKPPRKNATTPTSKTKRYSTTGLPSQSPFNQLTGIVRTPTFRRKVKLYCKTGFHLVMLPGGTLKGSLSANITSMYGLFELESYGRSLIRVKSVPHDMYIAISNTGQVYATANTSVETLLRETRAENYFHTFSSYQYNGEDRHKQWYLAIKQNGHVKNASTVLKQHRSHQFQVVDQVKSKPQSGVEHEITRKLYERFEAGNRDEER, from the exons ATGGCTGGCCAGTCGCCG ATCGTAACGAGTCTTCTAGTTCTTGTTTCGCTATTCAAGAGCCCGAAACCTCCAAGAAAGAACGCCACAACGCCCACTTCCAAGACAAAGAGATACAGCACCACAGGGTTACCGTCACAAAGCCCTTTCAACCAATTAACGGGAATAGTACGGACGCCGACATTTCGACGAAAAGTCAAGCTGTACTGTAAGACGGGATTTCACCTCGTGATGTTACCGGGCGGTACGCTCAAGGGCAGTCTATCGGCGAATATCACTAGCATGTATG GTCTGTTTGAGCTGGAGTCTTACGGACGTAGCCTGATCCGCGTGAAAAGTGTTCCCCATGACATGTACATTGCCATCTCCAACACAGGACAAGTTTACGCGACG GCAAACACGAGCGTGGAAACCCTTCTGCGTGAGACCCGTGCAGAGAACTATTTTCACACATTCAGCTCATATCAATACAACGGTGAAGACCGACACAAGCAGTGGTACCTTGCCATTAAACAGAATGGACACGTGAAAAACGCTTCCACGGTATTAAAGCAACATAGGTCTCATCAATTCCAGGTTGTGGACCAGGTAAAAAGCAAACCCCAGTCAGGAGTGGAACATGAAATCACCAGGAAACTCTATGAAAGATTTGAAGCAGGGAACAGAGATGAAGAAAGATGA
- the LOC5508501 gene encoding fibroblast growth factor 16 isoform X1 → MRTICFRNHHCGRISTTSYKGHVYEVSLKLVIRSFNSILVSRGTQSRHGWMAGQSPIVTSLLVLVSLFKSPKPPRKNATTPTSKTKRYSTTGLPSQSPFNQLTGIVRTPTFRRKVKLYCKTGFHLVMLPGGTLKGSLSANITSMYGLFELESYGRSLIRVKSVPHDMYIAISNTGQVYATANTSVETLLRETRAENYFHTFSSYQYNGEDRHKQWYLAIKQNGHVKNASTVLKQHRSHQFQVVDQVKSKPQSGVEHEITRKLYERFEAGNRDEER, encoded by the exons ATGAGGACAATTTGTTTTCGCAATCATCACTGCGGGAG GATATCGACGACATCCTACAAGGGTCACGTGTATGAAGTTTCTCTTAAACTTGTTATAAGGTCATTCAACTCGATCCTTGTATCAAGGGGAACACAGTCAAGGCACGGTTGGATGGCTGGCCAGTCGCCG ATCGTAACGAGTCTTCTAGTTCTTGTTTCGCTATTCAAGAGCCCGAAACCTCCAAGAAAGAACGCCACAACGCCCACTTCCAAGACAAAGAGATACAGCACCACAGGGTTACCGTCACAAAGCCCTTTCAACCAATTAACGGGAATAGTACGGACGCCGACATTTCGACGAAAAGTCAAGCTGTACTGTAAGACGGGATTTCACCTCGTGATGTTACCGGGCGGTACGCTCAAGGGCAGTCTATCGGCGAATATCACTAGCATGTATG GTCTGTTTGAGCTGGAGTCTTACGGACGTAGCCTGATCCGCGTGAAAAGTGTTCCCCATGACATGTACATTGCCATCTCCAACACAGGACAAGTTTACGCGACG GCAAACACGAGCGTGGAAACCCTTCTGCGTGAGACCCGTGCAGAGAACTATTTTCACACATTCAGCTCATATCAATACAACGGTGAAGACCGACACAAGCAGTGGTACCTTGCCATTAAACAGAATGGACACGTGAAAAACGCTTCCACGGTATTAAAGCAACATAGGTCTCATCAATTCCAGGTTGTGGACCAGGTAAAAAGCAAACCCCAGTCAGGAGTGGAACATGAAATCACCAGGAAACTCTATGAAAGATTTGAAGCAGGGAACAGAGATGAAGAAAGATGA